The proteins below come from a single Aegilops tauschii subsp. strangulata cultivar AL8/78 chromosome 6, Aet v6.0, whole genome shotgun sequence genomic window:
- the LOC109783950 gene encoding protein SLOW WALKER 2 translates to MTELNPKPKSAKKARKAAAGGEEKGMDALKSDVIPKLKSSKKSKKPAAEEGEDKGADVLKSDVSPEPKSTKKKKKKKKSAAGGEEDDIDAIKSDVASFASSLGLVPGAGNSSGFDDSDFRKSGPMSAPKPPKHPQTPEAPANTEPPQNPKPTKKPHPLELHGPRTAATTSATTSATTNYPLVKAGALSGQWYADAAELEARVLGDRKHAAPAVGLQEMQRMVERKRELAEKLMAQYSREYDSVRRGTGDLKLLEMSAKSGTSADKVSAFTCLVEDNPIANMRALDSLLGMVASKVGKRYAFTGFDALRELFEMRLLPDRKLKSLIQRPLDILPETKDGYSLLLFWHWEDCLKQRYEKFVIALEVALKDMLPSLKDKAMKTVSALLKSKSEQERRLLTALVNKLGDPERRAASSAAYLLTGLLSTHPNMKMVVIDEVDSFLFRPHVGLRAKYQAVNFLSHIFLTSKGDGPKIAKRLVDVYIAVFKVLMSCPRDSKGEKQSKHGKKKVENGKTKGREDKVNDSNSHGNHEMDPPAGTDLEMDSRLLSALLSGVNRALPYVASSEVDDIVEVQTPILFRLVHSENFNVGVQALMLLYQISTKNQIASDRFYRALYAKLLSPSAVSSSKPELFLGLLVKAMKNDVMLKRVAAFSKRLLQVALQRPPQYACGCLFILSEVLKTKPPLWTIVLQNESVDDGIEHFEDIVENPEDPAIASTSPIKQDSMLASLEKYNSDGEDDSDATKQVKVSASDENGQTNASAEGSTSHVLYNPRHREPSYCNADRASWWELTLLASHVHPSVFTMARTLLSGNNIVYNGDPLTDLSLPAFLDKFMEKKPKGNRIAEGKWHGGSQIAPAKKLDLNHHLIGQDLLELAENEVPPEDVVFHRFYMNKTGPIKPKAKKKASVLDEDTGELLADDVDDGSDESDDEMQELDESDDEMQELEDESAEDGEYDYDNLDAKAFEEEGDLLRDDSDADVLDDISDDDEDDDEDDGLNLSYVDESADDSDDDVTDVKAAAAARGQKRKSRSTPFASLEEYEHLMEGEAEKSTLKKQQRKHKEAGDSMGRKERGQKQSGSRKRKSQEI, encoded by the exons ATGACGGAGCTAAACCCTAAGCCCAAGTCCGCAAAGAAAGCGAGGAAGGCCGCCGCCGGTGGGGAGGAGAAGGGCATGGATGCGCTCAAGTCCGATGTAATCCCCAAGCTGAAGTCCAGCAAGAAATCAAAGAAGCCCGCCGCCGAGGAGGGTGAAGATAAGGGTGCGGACGTGCTCAAGTCCGACGTAAGTCCGGAACCGAAGtccaccaagaagaagaagaagaagaagaagtccgccgccggtggggaggaggatGACATTGACGCGATCAAGTCCGACGTCGCCTCGTTCGCCTCGTCGCTGGGACTTGTCCCCGGCGCCGGCAACTCCTCCGGGTTCGACGACTCCGACTTCCGCAAGTCCGGCCCCATGAGCGCCCCCAAACCGCCCAAGCACCCCCAAACCCCAGAAGCGCCCGCAAACACCGAACCCCCCCAAAACCCTAAACCTACCAAGAAACCGCATCCTCTCGAGCTCCATGGCCCTCGTACCGCCGCCACCACCAGTGCCACCACCAGTGCCACCACCAATTACCCGCTGGTAAAGGCGGGTGCTCTCTCCGGGCAGTGGTACGCTGATGCTGCTGAGCTGGAGGCCAGGGTCCTAGGCGACCGTAAGCATGCCGCACCAGCAGTGGGGCTTCAGGAGATGCAGCGGATGGTGGAGCGGAAGCGGGAGCTGGCAGAGAAGCTCATGGCGCAGTACTCGAGGGAGTATGACTCGGTGCGGCGGGGAACTGGTGATCTGAAGCTCCTGGAAATGTCGGCCAAGTCTGGTACATCAGCCGATAAGGTGTCGGCGTTCACATGTCTAGTCGAGGACAATCCAATAGCAAACATGAGGGCGCTTGACTCTCTCCTCG GTATGGTTGCATCAAAGGTTGGTAAAAGGTATGCATTCACAGGCTTTGATGCATTGAGGGAGTTGTTCGAAATGAG GTTATTGCCTGATCGTAAGTTGAAAAGTCTTATTCAGCGCCCATTAGACATTTTACCTGAAACAAAAGATGGCTACTCGCTTCTCCTATTCTGGCATTGGGAAGACTGCTTGAAACAGAG GTATGAGAAGTTTGTTATTGCACTGGAGGTTGCGTTAAAAGATATGCTGCCAAGCCTTAAGGACAAAGCAATGAAG ACAGTTTCTGCCCTTCTAAAGAGTAAATCTGAACAGGAACGCCGGTTACTTACAGCTCTTGTTAACAAA CTTGGAGATCCTGAAAGGAGGGCAGCATCAAGTGCCGCGTATCTGTTAACAGGTCTTCTGTCCACTCATCCAAATATGAAG ATGGTTGTGATAGATGAGGTGGACTCATTTCTGTTCAGACCACATGTTGGGCTTCGGGCCAAATACCAAGCC GTCAACTTTTTGAGCCATATTTTTCTTACCAGTAAAGGAGATGGACCTAAAATTGCAAAACGGTTGGTGGATGTCTACATTGCGGTTTTCAAG GTACTCATGTCTTGCCCTCGTGATAGTAAAGGAGAAAAACAAAGTAAACATGGCAAGAAAAAGGTTGAAAATGGGAAAACAAAGGGGCGAGAGGACAAGGTCAACGACTCTAATTCACATGGAAACCATGAAATGGATCCACCAGCAGGAACAGATTTAGAGATGGATTCCCGCCTTCTCTCTGCACTTTTATCT GGCGTAAATAGAGCGCTACCATATGTTGCAAGCTCTGAAGTTGATGATATTGTGGAAGTTCAGACACCAATTCTTTTTAGACTG GTTCACTCTGAGAACTTCAATGTTGGTGTTCAGGCGTTAATGCTTTTATATCAGATCTCCACAAAAAATCAGATAGCAAGTGACCGTTTTTACCGCGCGTTATATGCGAAACTTTTGAGTCCTTCAGCTGTTTCTTCATCAAAG CCGGAATTATTTCTGGGTCTGTTGGTGAAAGCAATGAAGAACGATGTAATGCTGAAGAGAGTAGCTGCATTTTCGAAGCGTCTGCTTCAG GTTGCTCTTCAACGCCCTCCACAGTATGCTTGTGGATGCCTTTTCATACTGTCTGAGGTCCTTAAAACAAAGCCACCATTATG GACGATTGTGCTCCAGAATGAATCTGTCGATGATGGTATCGAACACTTCGAAGACATTGTAGAGAATCCTGAGGACCCTGCTATTGCTTCAACAAGTCCAATCAAACAGGATAGTATGTTGGCTTCACTTGAGAAATACAATTCTGACGGCGAGGATGATTCTGATGCTACGAAACAAGTAAAAGTGTCCGCTAGTGATGAGAACGGTCAAACCAATGCATCAGCTGAGGGGTCGACATCACATGTATTATATAATCCACGACACAGAGAGCCTTCTTACTG CAACGCAGATCGTGCTAGTTGGTGGGAGCTAACGTTATTGGCCTCACATGTGCACCCGTCAGTATTTACAATGGCTAGGACATTGCTATCTGGAAACAATATTGTTTATAATGGTGATCCATTGACAGACCTGTCGCTTCCTGCCTTCCTTGACAAATTCATGGAGAAGAAACCAAAAGGAAACCGCATCGCTGAAGGGAAATGGCATGGTGGATCACAAATTGCACCAGCTAAAAAG CTTGACCTGAATCATCATCTCATTGGACAAGATCTGCTAGAATTGGCAGAAAATGAAGTTCCTCCAGAAGATGTTGTTTTCCATCGCTTCTACATGAACAAGACAGGCCCTATTAAGCCCAAGGCAAAGAAGAAAGCTTCAGTTCTGGATGAAGATACTGGAGAGCTCTTAGCTGATGACGTTGATGATGGCAGTGATGAAAGTGATGACGAGATGCAGGAGCTGGATGAAAGTGATGACGAGATGCAGGAGCTGGAAGATGAGTCCGCGGAGGATGGAGAATATGACTACGACAATCTGGACGCCAAGGCATTTGAGGAGGAAGGGGATTTGCTTAGAGATGACAGTGATGCTGATGTGTTGGATGACATTTCAGATGACGAcgaggatgatgatgaagatgatggtCTTAACTTGTCGTATGTGGACGAGAGTGCTGACGATTCAGATGATGATGTTACCGATGTAAAGGCTGCAGCTGCAGCCCGTGGGCAAAAGCGAAAGAGCCGCTCAACTCCATTTGCAAGTCTAGAAGAGTACGAACATCTCATGGAGGGGGAGGCCGAGAAGTCTACTTTGAAGAAGCAGCAGCGGAAGCACAAGGAAGCTGGGGACAGTATGGGCCGTAAGGAGAGAGGACAGAAACAGTCGGGATCACGAAAGAGAAAGTCCCAAGAGATCTGA